DNA sequence from the Streptomyces tsukubensis genome:
CAGTACTCCCGGCGGCTTCGGGACCAGTAGGTGGCGCGGCCGGTGGTGAGGGTGCGGTGGAGCGCCTCGTCGTCCATCCAGCCGAGCATGAGCACCTCTCCGGTGTCGTACTGCTGGGCGACGGCGGGGACCAGACCGTCGGCGGTCCGCTTGAGACGGGCGGCGACGGCGGGGTCGAGGGGGCCTGTGGTGCCACTGCTGGTCATAGGGCCATTGTGCCGTGCCCGCGGGCCGTCCCGGGCCGGTTGTCCACAGGCCGGACCCGTTCCGCGCCCTTGTCCACAGGAGCCGGGTCTCCACTGGTCGCCGTCGCCGCACCCGCCGTACGCTGGCGGACATGTCGACCCATGCCAAGCGTGAACGACTTCTTCTCGCCGACCTCCTCGAAAGCGTCGGCCCGGACGCCCCGACGCTCTGCGAGGGCTGGCGGGCCCGTGATCTCGCGGCCCATGTGGTGGTCCGGGAGCGCCGCCCGGACGCCGCGGGGGGCATTCTGCTCGGTCCGCTGAAGGGGCGGCTGGAGCGGGTCCAGGCCGAGTTCGCGGCGAAACCGTACGAAGAGCTGATTCAGCTGATCAGGACCGGACCGCCCCGGCTCTCCCCGATGAATGTGAAGCTGGTGGACGAGGCCGCGAACACCGTGGAGTTCTACGTCCATGCGGAGGACGTGCGCCGGGCCCAGCCCGAATGGACGCCCCGGCCGCTGGACCGTGTCTTCGAGGACGCGCTGTGGGCCCGGCTGGAGCGGGCGGCCCGGGTGCTGGGCCGCAGATCCCCGGCCGGGCTGGTGCTGCGGCGCCCCGACGGCCGAACGGTGGTCGCCCACCGGGGCGCGCCCGTGGTGACCGTGACCGGCGGGCCCGGCGAGCTGACGATGTTCGCGCTGGGCCGTCAGAACGCGGCGCAGGTGGATCTGGAGGGCGAGCCGGAAGCGGTGGAGAAGGTCCGCTCCTCGCGGATCGGCCTCCCGGGGTAGGTCGTCTCCGGTGGAGACGCGGACGGCTCCGGCGGCCGGAGCCGTCGGAGCCGTACAGCAGCTCGGGAGCCGTGGGAGCCGGGTCAGCGGACCGGGTGGCCCGCTTCCCGCAGTGCGTCCTTGACCTGCGAGATCCGCAGATCGCCGAAGTGGAACACGGAGGCGGCGAGCACCGCGTCCGCGCCCGCTTCGACGGCGGGCGGGAAGTCCGCGAGCCGCCCCGCGCCGCCGCTGGCGATCACCGGGACGGTGACGTGCTTGCGTACGGCCGCGATCATCTCGGTGTCGTAGCCGTCCTTGGTGCCGTCGGCGTCCATGGAGTTCAGCAGGATCTCGCCCGCGCCCAGCTCGGCGGCCCGGTGGGCCCATTCCACGGCGTCGATACCGGTGCCGCGGCGGCCGCCGTGGGTGGTGACCTCGAAGGAGCCGGCCGGGGTGCGGCGGGCGTCGACGGAGAGCACCAGCACCTGGCGGCCGAAGCGCTCCGCGATCTCGCGGATCAGCTCGGGCCGGTCGATGGCCGCGGTGTTGACGCCCACCTTGTCGGCACCGGCCCGCAGCAGTTTGTCGACATCGTCGGCGGAGCGGACTCCGCCGCCGACGGTGAGCGGGATGAACACCTGCTCGGCAGTGCGGCGCACCACGTCGTAGGTGGTCTCGCGGTTCCCGGAGGAGGCGGTGATGTCGAGGAAGGTCAGCTCGTCGGCGCCCTCGGCGTCGTACAGCCTGGCCATCTCGACGGGGTCGCCCGCGTCCCGCAGGTTCTGGAAGTTGACGCCCTTGACGACCCGCCCGTTGTCGACGTCGAGGCAGGGGATGACGCGTACGGCGAGGGTCATGCCGAGGCCACCGCCGCGAGGGCGTCCTCCAGGGTGAACGCCTTGGCGTACAGCGCCTTGCCGACGATCGCGCCCTCCACGCCCTCGGGGACGAGCCCGGCGATGGCCCGCAGATCGTCGAGGGAGGAGACGCCTCCGGAGGCGACGACGGGCTTGTCGGTGGCGGCGCAGACGTTCTTCAGGAGCTCCAGATTGGGGCCCTGGAGGGTGCCGTCCTTGGCGATGTCGGTGACGACGTAGCGGGCGCAGCCCTCGGAGTCGAGGCGGGCGAGCGTCTCGTAGAGGTCGCCGCCGTCGCGGGTCCAGCCGCGGCCGCGCAGGGTGGTGCCGCGGACGTCGAGACCGACGGCGATCCGGTCGCCGTACTCGGCGATGACCTTGGCGACCCATTCGGGGGTCTCCAGGGCGGCGGTGCCCAGATTGACCCGGGTGCAACCGGTGGCGAGCGCGGCGACCAGCGACGCGTCGTCGCGGATCCCGCCGGACAGCTCGACCTTGATGTCCATCGCGCCCGTGACCTCCGCGATCACGGCGCGGTTGTCGCCCGTGCCGAAGGCGGCGTCGAGGTCGACCAGGTGGAGCCACTCGGCTCCGGAGCGCTGCCAGGTGAGGGCGGCCTCCAGCGGGGAGCCGTAGGAGGTCTCGCTACCGGACTCGCCGTGCACGAGACGGACGGCCTGTCCGTCGCGGACGTCGACGGCAGGAAGGAGTTCGAGCGTGGTCACAGTGTTCCGATCCAGTTGGTCAGTAGCCGGGCACCGGCGTCGCCGGACTTCTCGGGGTGGAACTGGGTCGCCCACAGGGCGCTGTTCTCGACCGCCGCGACGAAGCGTTCGCCGTGCGTGGCCCAGGTGACGTGCGGGGCGCGGATCGCGGCGTTGGTGATCTCCAGCTCCCAGTCGTGCGCGGCGTAGGAGTGCACGAAGTAGAAGCGTTCGTCGGGGCCGACCCCGGCGAACAGGGTGCTGTCGTCGGGCGCGTCGACCGTGTTCCAGCCCATGTGGGGGACGACGGGCGCCTTCAGCGGGCCGACCGTGCCGGGCCATTCGTCGAGGCCCTCCGTCTCCACCCCGTGTTCGATGCCGCGGGCGAAGAGGATCTGCATGCCCACGCAGATGCCCATGACCGGCCGGCCGCCGGAGAGGCGGCGGCCGACGATCCAGTCGCCGCGGGCCGCGCGCAGCCCCTCCATACAGGCGGAGAAGGCACCGACGCCGGGGACCAGGAGCCCGTCGGCGTTCATGGCGCGGTCGAAGTCGCGGGTTATCTCCACATCGGCGCCGACCCGGGCGAGGGCCCGTTCGGCGGAGCGGACGTTGCCGAAGCCGTAGTCGAAGACGACGACCGATTTACGGCTCATGACCACACGTCCAGCCGGAGCACGCCCGCGCCGATCGCCATGGCGGCGCCGATGGACAGCAGCACGACCACGCCCTTGGGCTGCTCCTGCTTGACGAAGGAGTACACGCCGCCGAGGAGGAAGAGCCCGACCACGATCAGGATGGTGGAGAGGCTGTTCACAGCGCGCCCTTCGTGGAGGGGAGGATTCCGGCGGCGCGGGTGTCGCGCTCGCTGGCGTACCGCAGGGCCCGGGCGAGCGCCTTGAACTGGCACTCGACGATGTGGTGGGCATTGCGCCCGTACGGGACGTGGACGTGCAGCGCGATCTGCGCCTGGGCGACGAAGGACTCCAGGATGTGCCGGGTCATCGTGGTGTCGTAGGTGCCGATCATCGGCGCCATGTTCTCCGGCTCGGTGTGCACCAGATAGGGGCGGCCGGAGAGGTCGACGGTGACCTGCGCGAGGGATTCGTCGAGGGGGACGGTGCAGTTCCCGAAGCGGTAGATGCCCACCTTGTCGCCGAGGGCCTGCTTGAAGGCGGCGCCGAGCGCGAGGGCGGTGTCCTCGATGGTGTGGTGGGTGTCGATGTGCAGATCACCGTCGGTCTTGACCGTCAGGTCGAAGAGCCCGTGCCGCCCGAGCTGATCGAGCATGTGGTCGTAGAAGCCGACCCCGGTCGACACATCGGTCTTCCCGGTGCCGTCGAGGTCGATCTCGACGACGACGGCGGTCTCCTTGGTGGTCCGTTCGACCCGCCCAACGCGGCTCATGTGCTCTGCTCCTTCTTCAACTCACGTACGGCGTCGAGGAACGCGTCGTTCTCGGCGGGGGTGCCCGCGGTGACCCGCAGCCATCCCGGGACGCCGTTGTCACGGACGAGAACGCCCCGGTCGAGGATCCGCCGCCAGGCGTCGTGCGCACCGCCCGCGCCGTCGAACCGTCCGAACTGGACGAAGTTCGCGTCGGAGTCGGTGACCTCGTAGCCGATGGCCCGCAGCTCGGCGACCAGGCGGTCCCGCTCGGCCTTGAGCTGCTCCACGTACCCGAGCAGGGTATCGGTGTGCTCCAGGGCGGCGAGCGCGGTGGCCTGGGTGACGGCGGAGAGGTGGTACGGCAGCCGGACCAGCTGGACCGCGTCGACCACGGCCGGATCGGCGGCGAGATAGCCGAGCCGCAGCCCGGCGGCGCCGAAGGCCTTGGACATCGTCCGGGAGACGACCAGGTTCGGCCGGCCTTCGATCAGCGGCAGCAGGCTGGGGCGGTGGCTGAACTCGACGTACGCCTCGTCGACGACGACCAGCGACGGCCGGGCGGCCTGGGCCGCCTCGTACAGCGCCAGCACGGTCTCCGCTTCGACGGCGGTGCCGGTGGGGTTGTTGGGGGAGGTGATGAAGACGACGTCGGGCCGGTGCTCGGCGATCGCCCGGGCCGCCGCGGCCGGATCGACGGTGAAGTCGTCGTTGCGGGGGCCGGAGATCCACTCGGTGCCGGTGCCCCGGGAGATCAGGGCGTGCATGGAGTACGACGGCTCGAAGCCGATGGCGCGGCGCCCCGGGCCGCCGAAGGTCTGGAGGAGCTGCTGGATGACCTCGTTGGAGCCGTTGGCGGCCCAGACCTGTGCGGTGGTGACCGGATGTCCGGAGGTACGGCTCAGATACGCGGCGAGCGCGGTGCGCAGCTCGACGGCGTCCCGGTCGGGGTAGCGGTTGAGCCCGCGGGCGGCCTCCCGGACCCGCTCCGCGATCCGCTCGACCAGCGGTTCGGGCAGGGGGTACGGGTTCTCGTTGGTGTTGAGCTGGACGGGGACGTCGAGCTGGGGCGCGCCGTACGGGGACTTGCCGCGCAGTTCGTCGCGGATCGGCAGATCGTCGATCGCCACGGGGCGCGGGGTGGTGCGGCCGGTCACTGGCCCGGGACCTTCCAGTCGAAGCGGGCCTTCAGGGCGGCGCCGTGGGCGGGCAGGTCCTCGGCCTCGGCGAGGGTGACCACGTGGTGGGTGATCTCGGCGAGGGCGTCGCGGGTGTAGTCGACGATGTGGATGCCGCGCAGGAAGGACTGCACGGACAGGCCGGAGGAGTGGCAGGCGCAGCCGCCGGTGGGCAGCACGTGGTTGGATCCGGCCGCGTAGTCGCCGAGGGAGACGGGCGACCAGGGGCCGACGAAGATCGCGCCCGCGTTCCGGACCCGGGCGGCGACGGCGGCGGCGTCGGCGGTCTGGATCTCCAGGTGCTCGGCGCCGTAGGCGTCGACGACCTTCAGCCCCTCCTCGACCCCGTCGACCAGCACGATCGCCGACTGGCGGCCGCTGAGCGCGGGCACGATCCGGTCGTCGACGTGCCGGGTGGCGGCGAGCTGCGGCTCCAGTTCCTTCTCGACCGCGTCCGCGAGGCGGAGGGAGTCGGTGACCAGGACGGCGGCGGCCAGCGGATCGTGCTCGGCCTGGCTGATCAGATCGGCGGCGACGTGCACCGGGTCGGCCGTGTCGTCGGCGAGGACCGCGATCTCGGTCGGTCCGGCCTCGGTGTCGATGCCGATCCGGCCGGTGAAGTAGCGCTTGGCGGCGGCGACCCAGATATTGCCGGGCCCGGTGACCATATTGGCGGGGGCGCATTCGCCGGTGCCGTACGCGAACATGGCGACGGCCTGGGCGCCGCCCGCCGCGTACACCTCGTCGACGCCGAGCAGGGCGCAGGCGGCGAGGATGGTGGGGTGCGGCAGCCCGCCGTGCTCCTTCTGCGGCGGGGAGGCGAGCGCGATCGACGGGACCCCGGCCTCCTGCGCCGGAACCACGTTCATGATCACGGAGGAGGGGTAGACGGAGCGTCCGCCGGGCGCGTACAGCCCGACCCGCTCGACGGGGACCCACTTCTCGGTGACCGTGCCGCCGGGGACGACCTGCGTGGTGTGGTCCGTACGGCGCTGCGCGCGGTGGACGATCCTGGCCCGGCGGATGGACTCCTCCAGGGCGGCCCGCACCCCGGGGTCGAGCGCCTCCAGCGCGGCCGTGAGGGCGGCGGCGGGCACCCGGATCCGCTCCAGCACCACACCGTCGAACCGCTCGGCGTAGTCGATCAGCGCCGCGGTGCCGCGATGGCGTACGTCCTCGCAGATGGGCCGCACCTTCTCCAGGGCGGCTTCCACGTCGAACTCGGCACGGGGCAGCAGATCGCGCAGGGCGGCACCCTCGGGGAGGGCGTCGCCGCGCAGGTCGATTCGGGAGATCACACCGACAATTCTCGCAGACCCGGAACCGGGGTCGCGTTCCGTATCACTGGCTGATACACCTCCCGTGATACGGAATGCGGCCCACGGGTGATCGTTGACCACTAGCGTTCACCCCGTCACTCAGCGGGCATAACGGCGTTACGCGCCCGGATTAACGGGAGTCGCGCGACGCCGTCGAGGAACGGGGGAAGCGCAGTGAGCGAGCCGTCGGCCGACGGTCCACCGGACGGGCTGAGTCCGGCCGAGCTACGGATGTGGAACGCCTTCAGAAACGGCAGCACCTTCGATCTCAGCGACCCCGATCCGCTGCGGAACGATCCCTTCTCGCCCCACCCCTGGGGTCCCGAACGACAGGTCCGGGCCGACATCGTTGCCCTGCTGCTGCTCGACGGGCCGCCGCCGCACCCCGGGCGGGTCGCGGCGCTCAAACTCCGCGGCGTCCAGATCACGGGCACGCTGAAGCTGGCAGGCGGCACGGTCGGCCCCTATGTGGAGCTGCACTCCTGCCGTTTCGACAGCGAGATCCTGATGCCGGAGGCCCATGTCACCACCCTGCGGATGGTGTCCTGCCTGCTGCCGAAGCTGGAGGCGGCCCGGCTGCGCACCGAGGGCGATCTCCATCTGCCGCGCTGCCGGGTCGAGCACGGGATAAGGCTCACCGACGCCCAGATCGGTACGGATCTGCTGATCAACCAGATTCAGGTACGGCCGGACCGGCGGGGCCGGGCGATCACCGCGGACGGGCTCTCGGTCGCCCAGGACCTCCAGGCCGAGCTGATCCAGACCTTCGGGGAGTTCAGTCTCCGCGGTGCGAAGATCGGGGTGTCCCTGAGTCTGCGCGGCAGCAGACTGCGGGCGGCGGCCGAGCGCCGGGCGCTGAACGCCCCGCAGCTCACCGTGGAGCGGACGCTCTATCTGACCGGGGCGTGGGTGAGCGCGGCAACCGGCGACCCGGGCGCCACCCCTCCGTACGGGGTGATCCACAGCGGTGCCCGGCGCGGCACCCGCCTCCAGCCCTTCGAATGCCACGGCGGGGTCCGGCTCGACGACGGCCGGTTCGGTGACGCGATCGACCTGCACCGCGCCCGGCTGCTGATGAACACCGGCGAGGAGCTGTCGCTGCGCCGGATCGTCACCCCCGAGCTGCGGTTCAACGGGGAGCGGCCGGAGGAGGGCCGGGTGGTGCTCAACGGCGCCAAGGTCGTCACCCTGGTCGACCTGGCGGCGAGCTGGCCGGGCCCCGGCGGTCTCGCGATGGGCGGTTTCGTCTACGAGAACCTGGTGCCGATCGACTCGTTCCCGCTGGCCAGACGGCTGGAGTGGGTGGAGTCCGCGACCCCGGAGTACTCGCCCGAGCCGTACGAGCGACTGGCGACGGTCCTGCGCAACAGCGGCGAGGACGCGGACGCCCGGGAGGTACTGCTCGCCAAGCAGCGGCGGCGGCGCGAGACGCTTCCGCTGGCCGGAAAGCTGTGGGGGCATATCCAGGATCTGACCGTGGCGTACGGCTACCGGCCGGGGCGGGCGGCGCTGTGGATGGCCGTGCTCTGGGCCGCGAGCGCGCTGGCCTTCGCCCAGGCCGAGCCGAAGCCGTTCAAACCGGGCGAGCATCCGGACTTCAACCCGGCGCTGTACGCACTGGACCTGCTGGTCCCGGTGATTAACCTGGGCCAGGACGGCTACTGGAAGCTGGAGGGCCACTGGCAGTGGACGGCGGCGGGGCTGATCCTGCTGGGCTGGATTCTGGCCACCACGGTCGCGGCGGGAGCCACCCGGCTGCTGAGCCGCGGCTGACGGCCCGCCTCCGGCGCGGTGCTCGCCCTGCGACCCGGGCAGGGTTCCGTACCGGACCCGAAGGGGCGCGGGAAACCGGCGCATCACGGCCTTGCACCGCCGGGCCGGGACACATAGGTGCGTCACCAGGGGCCGGGCACGGACGCCGCCCCGCCCCCGGGCCTGCAGGGAACCGGCCCGCATTCTTTACGCTCTTTACGGTCTCTTGCCCTCCCCCGGCACAACCTTTCCGCCGCCACGAAAACTTCACACCGTTCCGCTGGCAAACTCCCGAGCCGGGTTTTTCAATGGTCGGCATCATGGCACTGCTCCGCGCCCTGCTGCGCACCGCACGCGTGATCCGCCACACCCCGCGGCTCTCCGACGGTCTGCCGCCCGATGATGCGGTACTGCTCGACGTGCCCGATGCCCGGACGGCACCCTCCCTGGTGGCCGCCGCCGACGGCGACTGGGAACCCGCCGCGAAACTGCTGGCGACGGCCCGCGCGGAAGCCGACTGGGAGAGCCGGGACCGCCAGGTGGCCCGGCTCGCGGCCTTCGCCTACGCCCGGGACGACTGGCTGGTCCACTGGCTGGCCGACGCACCGCGCGACCCCGACGCCCTGGTCGTCAAGGCCGAACTGGAGGTCCGCCGGGCCTGGGACTCCCCCGCCCGCCGGGAACGGCTCCGGGAGATCGGCCCGTTGATCGACGCGGCCGCCGACAGCGCGCCCGGCGATCCGGTGCCCTGGCGGATCGCCCTGGACCACGCCCGCGGCAGCCATGCCACGCACGGCGCGTTCGAAGCCCTCTGGGAACAGGCGATACGCCGCTCCTCGCACCACTACGGCTGCCATGTCGCCGCCCTGCGCTATCTCTCCGCCCAGTGGTACGGCTCCCACCGCGAATGCTTCGACTTCGCCGAACAGGCCGCCGCCGACGCCCTGCCGGGCTCTCTCATCAAGGCGCTGCCGGTGCGGGCCGCTTTCGCCCAGCTGCTCGCCGGCGGCTACAGCACCGTCCACGCCGAGCGCATCGACCGGGCCGCCGATCTCGCGGTGGAACTCTCCGCGGGCCATCCGGCCGCCGATCCCGGACCCGCCGAGGTACGGAACCTGACGGTCTCCGTCCTGGTGCGGCGGGGCCGCTGGGAGGCCGCGCTGGAGGAGTTCCGGCTGATCGGCCCGTACGCGACCTCGTTCCCCTGGACGTACTTCTCCGATGATCCACTGGACCGGTTCCTCCAAGCCAGGGACGGTGTACGGCACCGGCTCGCGTCGGCGACTCCGCTGCGCGCGGCACCCGGCCGGGACCGGACCGGCCGGGACCGCCCCGCGGCCCATTAGTCTTGTCCGACGTGACCATCGCAAGACTGCCGCTCTTCCCGCTGAACTCGGTACTGTTCCCGGGGCTCGTCCTGCCCCTGAACGTCTTCGAGGAGCGTTATCGCGCCATGATGCGCGAACTGCTGAAGACGGACGAGTCCCTGCCGAGGCGCTTCGCCGTCGTCGCCATCCGCGACGGCCACGAGGTGGCACCCTCCGAGCCCGGGCTGCCCGACCCGACCGCCCGGCCCGACCGCGGACCCGCGGCGGGCTTCGGCACCGATCCCCTGAAGGCCTTCCACGGCATGGGCTGCATCGCCGACGCCGCGACCATCCGGGAGCGCGAGGACGGGAGCTTCGAGGTGCTCGCCACCGGCACCACCCGGATCAGGCTGCTCTCCCTCGACAGCGACGGCCCTTTCCTCACCGCGGAGGTGGAGGAGGTGCCCGATGTCACCGACGAGAGCGCGGGGGCGCTCGCGGAGGGCGTGCTGCGGGCTTTCCGCGCCTATCAGAAGAGGCTGGCGGGGGCCCGGGAGCGGACCCTGACCGCTCCCCCGGACCTGCCCGACGAACCGTCCGTGGTGTCCTATCTGGTCGCCGCGGCGGCCGTGCTCGACACCCCCGCGAAGCAGCGGCTGCTGGAGGCGCCGGACGTGGCGTCCCGGCTCCGGGACGAGCTGAAGCTCCTGCGCTCCGAGACCGCCGTCATACGGCACCTTCCTTCGGTGCCCGCCGTCGATCTGACCCGGGCGCCGACCAGCCTGAACTGACCCTCGGGGCGGTGCGGGCCGGGCCCGTACCGCCCCGGCCGACGGGCGGTCCGCGCACCGGCGGCCGGCCCCACCAGGAAGAGCGTGCGCTGTGGCGAAGAAGAACGGCAGGAAGCAGCAGAAGGCGGGCGGCGGGACCCCCGCGACGGTCGCCCTGGCGGCCGCGGGCACGGAGTACACCGTGCACGCCTACGACCACGACCCCGCATCGCCCTCGTACGGCGAGGAGGCGGCCGAGGCACTCGGGGTCTCGCCGGACCGGGTCTTCAAGACCCTCGTCGCGGACGTCGACGGAGAACTGACCGTGGCGGTCGTCCCCGTCGCGGGCCGGCTCGACCTCAAGGCCCTCGCCTCGGCGGTCGGCGGCAAACGCGCGGCGATGGCCGATCCGGCGGCGGCGGAGCGCACCACGGGCTATGTCCTCGGCGGTATCTCCCCGCTGGGGCAGCGCAAACGGCTGCGGACGGTCCTCGACGACTCGGCCGGGGCCCACACCACGATCTGTGTGTCGGCGGGCCGCCGCGGGCTGGAGATCGAACTCGCCCCCGGCGATCTGGCGGCCCTCACCGGCGCGGTCCTGGCGCCGATCGGGCGGATGTAGTCCACGGGCGGCCCGCGCCTTCTCGTACCGGCGCCGAATCGGGCGTGCACGGGGGGTCGACGCGGGCCGGCTTCTCGGTTACGACCGAGGGGGACGACCCGGCGTCCGTGCCGCGTCCCGTGCCGGGAAGGAGCCCCTCCGTGTCCAAGCGCACCCGCAAACGCAAATGGCGCACCCGTAAGGCCAACCACGGCCGCCGCCCCGCGTGACGGGGCAGCCGCGCCCCCGGGGTCGGGGGCGCGGCTGCGGTGTCAGTGGGCGGACGGGCCCCAGGGCTGCTGCGCGGGCGGGTCGTCCGTGGCCGGTTCGCGGTCGCCGAACAGGGCCGTGAGCCCCAGGTGGACGATCATCGCCCCGAGGGGCCAGGCCAGCAGCACCCCGTACGCCCGCATCTTCAGCGGCGCGTCGAACGTCACGCCCGCACCGACCTCGCGGGCGTGCGCCGCCACATCGTCGGTCGGGCCGAACCAGATGCCGAAGCGCCACGCCAGCAGCGAACCGAGCAGTCCGCCGACGGCGAGCGCGAGGACCAGCAGGACGCCGCCGCGACGGCGCCAGAGGAAGACCCCGGCCGCGCTGAGCGCGCCGAACGCCAGGCCGAGCAGGGCGAAGGTGCCGTCCGCGCCGATCGCGCCCTCGCCCTCGGTGTCCTTGAGGAAGACGGCCTTGCCGTCGGAGATCAGCGGGATGCGGGGGGCCAGCCAGAGCCACAGCAGGCCGAGCGCGATGCCCAGGGCCGCGACCGCGACCGCGACGACCGCGGCGTCGCGCAGATCAGCCCGGCGGCGGGCCGCACGCTCCGCGAGCTCGGCGGGGGTGGGGGGCGCAGGGGGCGCGAACCCGGGCCAGGGGGCGGGCGGCGGCGACTGTCCGGGCTCCGGCGCGCGCCAGGGGTTGTCTTTCGGCCCGTGCTCCGGTTCCTGCCCCGGCTCATGGCCCGGTTCCCGGTGCGGAGGTGTCAGCGGTGCGGTCACCACGCCATCGTGCCAGGCCTGCGGCGACCGCGCCTCACCGGACCGCCGCGCGGCGATACGCCCAGGTCGCGGCGGTCAGCGAGAGCACGCCGACCACGGCGCAGACCCCCAGGTGGAGGGCGACGGCGACCCAGTCGGGCCGGGAGTCGAAGGTCCGTGCGAGGGCCTCGACACCGTATGTGGACGGCATCAGATCACGGAGGTACGCGATCGGCTCGGGCAGCCTGGCCGGCGGCAGCACGCCCAGCAACAGCGCCGCGGACATGCCGAGCTGGCCGAGGAGGGTGGCGAGTTCGGGGCGGGGCGCGAGCAGACCGAGGGCCGCGCCGAGCCCGGAGAGCGCCGCACCGCAGAGCGGTACGACGGCGACCAGGACCCAGAGGTGGGTC
Encoded proteins:
- the ybaK gene encoding Cys-tRNA(Pro) deacylase, with protein sequence MAKKNGRKQQKAGGGTPATVALAAAGTEYTVHAYDHDPASPSYGEEAAEALGVSPDRVFKTLVADVDGELTVAVVPVAGRLDLKALASAVGGKRAAMADPAAAERTTGYVLGGISPLGQRKRLRTVLDDSAGAHTTICVSAGRRGLEIELAPGDLAALTGAVLAPIGRM
- a CDS encoding ABC transporter permease gives rise to the protein MTAPLTPPHREPGHEPGQEPEHGPKDNPWRAPEPGQSPPPAPWPGFAPPAPPTPAELAERAARRRADLRDAAVVAVAVAALGIALGLLWLWLAPRIPLISDGKAVFLKDTEGEGAIGADGTFALLGLAFGALSAAGVFLWRRRGGVLLVLALAVGGLLGSLLAWRFGIWFGPTDDVAAHAREVGAGVTFDAPLKMRAYGVLLAWPLGAMIVHLGLTALFGDREPATDDPPAQQPWGPSAH